A window of the Chrysemys picta bellii isolate R12L10 unplaced genomic scaffold, ASM1138683v2 scaf9, whole genome shotgun sequence genome harbors these coding sequences:
- the LOC135977663 gene encoding maestro heat-like repeat-containing protein family member 1 → MTPALEPELETHLLRAALHAVFTLGMEKDTTQVQDLPRVLPDLLDAMLGNLLAESPDTDRLQYILEHINYWIVSRVPRERARAVKSSTALLRSTITLPEFDNSAEFPRMGHHMAQLALSVSDPAKDISWQAREGVYRLYQLLLHQRGKEPSWEMAPARRLRLGPQPISLRLTPAGG, encoded by the exons atgacgcctgccctggagccagagctggagacccacctcctccgagctgccctgcacgccgtcttcaccctgggcatggagaaggacaccacccaagtgcag gatctgcctagggtcttgccagacctcctggacgccatgctggggaacctgctggcagagtccccagacaccgacaggctccagtacatcttggag cacattaactactggatcgtgtccagggtgccgcgagagagagccagggccgttaagagcagcacggccctgctcagatccaccatcaccctccctgagtttgac aactcagcggaattccccaggatgggtcaccacatggcacagctggctctttccgtcagtgacccagccaaggacatcagctggcaggccagggagggggtttaccggctctaccagctgctgctgcaccagaggggtaaggaacccagctgggaaatggcacccgctagaagactgagactgggaccccagccaatttctctcagactgacgccggctggaggatga
- the LOC135977662 gene encoding fibrinogen-like protein 1-like protein isoform X5 — protein MMVLLCVAPVQGNGTLAHKKVERGFPKDCSNIPRDSPSGVQVIQPAGSPPRVVWCDMDTEGKGWTVVQRNSYNTEITWKESWSTYKYGFGNVQQDYWLGNEYLSLLTRQNIYKVRFVVEDKSNNTRYAEYDIFSVEDEPSGYPLRLGRYSGDGEDYLTTYHSGLGGIHDNMKFSTSDKDQDQTSGNCASSYGGWWYDKCQNVLLNRKGYIYWAGFCKSGECKSSLILVKPTDVCWVRQEEPILLGSSAAEKGRQY, from the exons atgatggtgctcctttgcgtagcccccgtgcagggcaacgggaccctggcccacaagaaggtcgagaggg ggttccccaaagactgcagcaacattcccagggacagccccagcggggtccagGTCATCCAGccagcaggctctccccctcgagtggtgtggtgtgacatggacaccgaaggcaagggctggaccgttgtccagagaaattcttacaacacagagatcacctggaaggagtcctggagcacctacaagtacggctttgggaacgtgcagcaggattactggctgggcaatgagtacctgtccctgctcacgcggcagaacatctacaaggtccgctttgtcgtggaggacaaatccaacaacacccgctacgcagagtacgacatcttcagtgtcgaggatgagcccagcgggtaccctctgaggctgggcaggtactctggggacggcgaggactatctcaccacctaccactccggcctggggggcatacacgacaacatgaagttcagcacaagtgacaaggatcaggaccagaccagtgggaactgcgcaagtagctatggaggctggtggtacgacaagtgtcagaacgtcctgctcaataggaaaggctacatctactgggcagggttctgtaagagtggggagtgcaagtcttccctcatcctggttaagccaacagacgtgtgctgggtccggcaggaggagcccatcctccttgggagcagcgccgctgagaaggggagacaatattag
- the LOC135977662 gene encoding fibrinogen-like protein 1-like protein isoform X3, with amino-acid sequence MMSGQSVSIATVCFGFQSSSLLLLSALSMMVLLCVAPVQGNGTLAHKKVERGFPKDCSNIPRDSPSGVQVIQPAGSPPRVVWCDMDTEGKGWTVVQRNSYNTEITWKESWSTYKYGFGNVQQDYWLGNEYLSLLTRQNIYKVRFVVEDKSNNTRYAEYDIFSVEDEPSGYPLRLGRYSGDGEDYLTTYHSGLGGIHDNMKFSTSDKDQDQTSGNCASSYGGWWYDKCQNVLLNRKGYIYWAGFCKSGECKSSLILVKPTDVCWVRQEEPILLGSSAAEKGRQY; translated from the exons atgatgtctgggcaaagtgtttccattgcaacagtgtgtttcg ggttccagtccagctctctcctgcttctgtctgcgctgtccatgatggtgctcctttgcgtagcccccgtgcagggcaacgggaccctggcccacaagaaggtcgagaggg ggttccccaaagactgcagcaacattcccagggacagccccagcggggtccagGTCATCCAGccagcaggctctccccctcgagtggtgtggtgtgacatggacaccgaaggcaagggctggaccgttgtccagagaaattcttacaacacagagatcacctggaaggagtcctggagcacctacaagtacggctttgggaacgtgcagcaggattactggctgggcaatgagtacctgtccctgctcacgcggcagaacatctacaaggtccgctttgtcgtggaggacaaatccaacaacacccgctacgcagagtacgacatcttcagtgtcgaggatgagcccagcgggtaccctctgaggctgggcaggtactctggggacggcgaggactatctcaccacctaccactccggcctggggggcatacacgacaacatgaagttcagcacaagtgacaaggatcaggaccagaccagtgggaactgcgcaagtagctatggaggctggtggtacgacaagtgtcagaacgtcctgctcaataggaaaggctacatctactgggcagggttctgtaagagtggggagtgcaagtcttccctcatcctggttaagccaacagacgtgtgctgggtccggcaggaggagcccatcctccttgggagcagcgccgctgagaaggggagacaatattag
- the LOC135977662 gene encoding fibrinogen-like protein 1-like protein isoform X4 → MGFQSSSLLLLSALSMMVLLCVAPVQGNGTLAHKKVERGFPKDCSNIPRDSPSGVQVIQPAGSPPRVVWCDMDTEGKGWTVVQRNSYNTEITWKESWSTYKYGFGNVQQDYWLGNEYLSLLTRQNIYKVRFVVEDKSNNTRYAEYDIFSVEDEPSGYPLRLGRYSGDGEDYLTTYHSGLGGIHDNMKFSTSDKDQDQTSGNCASSYGGWWYDKCQNVLLNRKGYIYWAGFCKSGECKSSLILVKPTDVCWVRQEEPILLGSSAAEKGRQY, encoded by the exons atgg ggttccagtccagctctctcctgcttctgtctgcgctgtccatgatggtgctcctttgcgtagcccccgtgcagggcaacgggaccctggcccacaagaaggtcgagaggg ggttccccaaagactgcagcaacattcccagggacagccccagcggggtccagGTCATCCAGccagcaggctctccccctcgagtggtgtggtgtgacatggacaccgaaggcaagggctggaccgttgtccagagaaattcttacaacacagagatcacctggaaggagtcctggagcacctacaagtacggctttgggaacgtgcagcaggattactggctgggcaatgagtacctgtccctgctcacgcggcagaacatctacaaggtccgctttgtcgtggaggacaaatccaacaacacccgctacgcagagtacgacatcttcagtgtcgaggatgagcccagcgggtaccctctgaggctgggcaggtactctggggacggcgaggactatctcaccacctaccactccggcctggggggcatacacgacaacatgaagttcagcacaagtgacaaggatcaggaccagaccagtgggaactgcgcaagtagctatggaggctggtggtacgacaagtgtcagaacgtcctgctcaataggaaaggctacatctactgggcagggttctgtaagagtggggagtgcaagtcttccctcatcctggttaagccaacagacgtgtgctgggtccggcaggaggagcccatcctccttgggagcagcgccgctgagaaggggagacaatattag
- the LOC135977662 gene encoding fibrinogen-like protein 1-like protein isoform X1 → MNTMMADRKHGAGLQCGFSLFWFDTHTHTPCLPHPASPHKKLPFCTCHGPAAAIIKLGTSGASHVSLCWFQSSSLLLLSALSMMVLLCVAPVQGNGTLAHKKVERGFPKDCSNIPRDSPSGVQVIQPAGSPPRVVWCDMDTEGKGWTVVQRNSYNTEITWKESWSTYKYGFGNVQQDYWLGNEYLSLLTRQNIYKVRFVVEDKSNNTRYAEYDIFSVEDEPSGYPLRLGRYSGDGEDYLTTYHSGLGGIHDNMKFSTSDKDQDQTSGNCASSYGGWWYDKCQNVLLNRKGYIYWAGFCKSGECKSSLILVKPTDVCWVRQEEPILLGSSAAEKGRQY, encoded by the exons atgaatacaatgatggctgacagaaagcacggtgccggactccagtgcggctttagcctgttctggtttgacacacacacacacacaccctgcctgccccaccccgcctcaccccacaaaaagctgccattttgcaccTGTCACgggccggcagcagctataatcaaacttgggacctctggagcttcacacgtgagcctctgct ggttccagtccagctctctcctgcttctgtctgcgctgtccatgatggtgctcctttgcgtagcccccgtgcagggcaacgggaccctggcccacaagaaggtcgagaggg ggttccccaaagactgcagcaacattcccagggacagccccagcggggtccagGTCATCCAGccagcaggctctccccctcgagtggtgtggtgtgacatggacaccgaaggcaagggctggaccgttgtccagagaaattcttacaacacagagatcacctggaaggagtcctggagcacctacaagtacggctttgggaacgtgcagcaggattactggctgggcaatgagtacctgtccctgctcacgcggcagaacatctacaaggtccgctttgtcgtggaggacaaatccaacaacacccgctacgcagagtacgacatcttcagtgtcgaggatgagcccagcgggtaccctctgaggctgggcaggtactctggggacggcgaggactatctcaccacctaccactccggcctggggggcatacacgacaacatgaagttcagcacaagtgacaaggatcaggaccagaccagtgggaactgcgcaagtagctatggaggctggtggtacgacaagtgtcagaacgtcctgctcaataggaaaggctacatctactgggcagggttctgtaagagtggggagtgcaagtcttccctcatcctggttaagccaacagacgtgtgctgggtccggcaggaggagcccatcctccttgggagcagcgccgctgagaaggggagacaatattag
- the LOC135977662 gene encoding fibrinogen-like protein 1-like protein isoform X2: MPGVGHTAALCPGPLSPGTHLRGAEPCRRLPSCCLCVGFQSSSLLLLSALSMMVLLCVAPVQGNGTLAHKKVERGFPKDCSNIPRDSPSGVQVIQPAGSPPRVVWCDMDTEGKGWTVVQRNSYNTEITWKESWSTYKYGFGNVQQDYWLGNEYLSLLTRQNIYKVRFVVEDKSNNTRYAEYDIFSVEDEPSGYPLRLGRYSGDGEDYLTTYHSGLGGIHDNMKFSTSDKDQDQTSGNCASSYGGWWYDKCQNVLLNRKGYIYWAGFCKSGECKSSLILVKPTDVCWVRQEEPILLGSSAAEKGRQY, from the exons atgcctggcgtggggcacacagcagctctgtgccctgggcccctctcacctggcactcatctgaggggggcagagccctgccggaggctgcccagctgctgtctctgtgtgg ggttccagtccagctctctcctgcttctgtctgcgctgtccatgatggtgctcctttgcgtagcccccgtgcagggcaacgggaccctggcccacaagaaggtcgagaggg ggttccccaaagactgcagcaacattcccagggacagccccagcggggtccagGTCATCCAGccagcaggctctccccctcgagtggtgtggtgtgacatggacaccgaaggcaagggctggaccgttgtccagagaaattcttacaacacagagatcacctggaaggagtcctggagcacctacaagtacggctttgggaacgtgcagcaggattactggctgggcaatgagtacctgtccctgctcacgcggcagaacatctacaaggtccgctttgtcgtggaggacaaatccaacaacacccgctacgcagagtacgacatcttcagtgtcgaggatgagcccagcgggtaccctctgaggctgggcaggtactctggggacggcgaggactatctcaccacctaccactccggcctggggggcatacacgacaacatgaagttcagcacaagtgacaaggatcaggaccagaccagtgggaactgcgcaagtagctatggaggctggtggtacgacaagtgtcagaacgtcctgctcaataggaaaggctacatctactgggcagggttctgtaagagtggggagtgcaagtcttccctcatcctggttaagccaacagacgtgtgctgggtccggcaggaggagcccatcctccttgggagcagcgccgctgagaaggggagacaatattag